CCCGGCCCGGGATAGCCCTGCTCGGTCAGGTCGGTGTAGGGCACCAACACGGCCACATGGGTGTCCAGGGTGGGCGCCGTCACCGGCGAGAGAGGCACTTGCGCGAGCGCCATGACCGGCCCCTCGTCGCCCTGGGCCTCCATGACCACCCAGTTGGGGGTGCCGTCGTCGGCGGTGTTGTCGTCGCGCAGGTCGCTCACCACGCTGCGCAGGCCGGTGAGCGGGAAGCCGTCGAGCGGCGGTTCGGTGGCGCAGGTGATCTCGCCGACCCAGGCCTCGACGTCGTCCTCGCCGAGCGCGGCGTCGAGGGCCAGGAAGGCGACCTGTCCGCGGAGCTGCTCGTCGAGGTCGACGAAGAGCGGGTGGTACACGCTGACCTCGAGGTGCAACCCCTCGCGCCGCGCCCCCACGCGGATGTCGTTGAAGGAGACCTCGCGGTCCCCGATGCCGAGCACGATGTCCCCGACGTCCCGCGCGGGCTGACGCGAGGCAGCATACTCCCAGGTCTCGTCGACCGCAGGGCAGGAACGGAGCCAGCGACTTGCCAGGGGGCGCAGCTCGGGGTCGCCCTCGGCGGTCACCACGAGCACGTGCTGGGCGAGGTCGCCCGCCCCCACCTCCCAGGCGAGGTCCGGGTGGATCGTGCCGACCGCCTCGTTGAGCTGGTCCGCGACCCGGTCCGGCTCGCGGTCCTCGATGGCGGACGTCACCGCGTCGCGGCCCGTCGACGCCCACCAGTCCCAGAATGCGGCGATGGCGGCAGCGGGCTCACCGGGGCGCGCGTCGCGTCGGAAGAGCCGCATGCGAGCCATCGTTGCCGAGGCAGAGACGCCGAAGGGCGGCTTTCCCGTAATCCGCTTCCGGGAAGCCGCCCTCGGCGGTGTGGGGCTGCTGCCGGCCCCGGCGTCAGCTGAGGCGCTCGTAGATGATCGCCATGCCCTGGCCGCCGCCGACGCACATGGTCTCGAGGCCGAACTGGCCGTCGCGGGCCTGCAGGCCGTTGAGCAGTGTCGTCGTGATGCGGGCCCCGGTGGAGCCGAAGGGGTGGCCGAGGGCGATGGCGCCGCCGTGCACGTTGAGCTTGTCGAAGTCCATCCCGAGGTCGTCGGCGCTGGGCAGCACCTGGGCCGCGAACGCCTCGTTGATCTCGTAGAGGTCCATGTCGCCGATCGACATCCCGGCGCGGGCCAGCGCCTGCCGCGAGGCCTCCACCGGGCCGAGGCCC
The genomic region above belongs to Knoellia sp. p5-6-4 and contains:
- a CDS encoding DUF695 domain-containing protein, which gives rise to MRLFRRDARPGEPAAAIAAFWDWWASTGRDAVTSAIEDREPDRVADQLNEAVGTIHPDLAWEVGAGDLAQHVLVVTAEGDPELRPLASRWLRSCPAVDETWEYAASRQPARDVGDIVLGIGDREVSFNDIRVGARREGLHLEVSVYHPLFVDLDEQLRGQVAFLALDAALGEDDVEAWVGEITCATEPPLDGFPLTGLRSVVSDLRDDNTADDGTPNWVVMEAQGDEGPVMALAQVPLSPVTAPTLDTHVAVLVPYTDLTEQGYPGPGSLGPLRALEEHLTERISGSGRIVAHQSHRGMRVLHIYVDSTTPAVEQMRAAVDAWEQGRIRVQVTSDPGWHNVAHLRA